A portion of the Bombus terrestris chromosome 3, iyBomTerr1.2, whole genome shotgun sequence genome contains these proteins:
- the LOC100650193 gene encoding FMRFamide receptor gives METSLKIFNSTSYYDAGQLLENLSIKETTREPLECKQEINSNGLFDFIIYGVLMNLIGLFGIFGNAISMIILSRPQMKSSINYLLIGLARCDTVLIIISILIYGLPVIYTYTGQLFDYKFIVHPKIVRFLYPLSCVAQIATVYLTLTVTLERYIAVCHPLQARSFCTYGRARVAVLAIVLSSFLYNLPKFWEVDYYAEVHWKYNVTIYCIYPADLRRNDLYVTIYVHWMYFFICYLFPFLALVIFNAAIYQRVRKANRDLQQLSRHQRREIGLATMLLCVVIVFLICNILPLASNIHETFFSDPPHWLVQTGNLLVTINSSINFIIYVIFGRKFKRIFLKLFCNSKLFRPGRDSPEFQTYDESIVTNMTNIELRNSIRHYHVNRSSTINRNNNVSNGSMRQSVKISARPASPGPCVYYPARSPVRSPSQISATSSTQNGWSKKDVNSSL, from the exons ATGGAAACAAGCCTAAAAATTTTCAACAGCACCAGTTACTACGATGCTGGAcaattattggaaaatttatcgattaaagaGACCACGAGAGAACCACTCGAATGTAAACAAGAAATCAATTCGAACGGTCTGTTTGATTTCATTATCTATGGCGTGCTGATGAACCTGATCGGTCTTTTTGGGATATTCGGTAACGCGATTTCGATGATCATTCTCTCGAGGCCGCAAATGAAATCGTCCATCAATTACTTGTTAATTGGCCTAGCCAGATGCGACACCGTCTTAATTATCATTTCG ATATTAATTTACGGCTTACCTGTTATTTACACGTACACTGGCCAGCTGTTCGACTACAAGTTCATCGTGCACCCGAAGATAGTCCGATTCTTGTATCCATTATCATGCGTAGCGCAAATAGCAACGGTGTACTTGACTCTAACTGTGACTCTAGAGAGATATATCGCAGTATGTCATCCTTTACAAGCTAGGTCTTTTTGTACATACGGACGAGCTCGAGTAGCTGTATTGGCTATCGTGCTATCTTCCTTTCTTTACAATCTACCAAA ATTTTGGGAGGTAGATTACTATGCGGAAGTTCATTGGAAGTACAATGTTACTATATACTGCATATATCCGGCAGACTTGAGACGCAACGACTTGTATGTCACCATTTACGTCCACTGGatgtatttctttatttgttaCCTGTTTCCCTTTCTTGCTTTGGTGATATTCAACGCTGCCATTTACCAAAGG GTGAGAAAAGCAAATAGAGATTTGCAACAGCTTTCTCGACATCAAAGACGCGAAATCGGACTAGCAACCATGTTGCTTTGCGTGGTGATCGTTTTCCTAATCTGTAACATCCTACCGCTAGCCTCAAACATTCACGAGACCTTCTTCAGCGATCCGCCACATTGGTTGGTGCAGACAGGCAATCTTCTCGTGACAATTAATAGTAGCATCAATTTCATTATCTACGTGATCTTCGGTAGGAAATTCAAAAGGATATTTTTGAAGCTGTTTTGCAATTCAAAGTTATTCCGACCTGGCAGAGACAGTCCAGAATTTCAAACTTACGACGAGTCGATCGTTACCAATATGACCAATATAGAATTAAGGAACTCTATCAGACATTATCACGTAAACAGATCGAGTACTATCAACAGGAATAACAATGTCTCGAATGGCAGTATGCGACAAAGCGTGAAAATATCAGCAAGACCAGCCAGTCCAGGACCTTGTGTGTATTATCCTGCAAGGAGCCCTGTCAGAAGCCCTAGTCAGATCTCCGCAACATCAAGTACACAGAATGGATGGAGTAAAAAAGATGTAAATTCTTCTTTGTAA
- the LOC100647758 gene encoding uncharacterized protein LOC100647758 has protein sequence MENSVDMNNLLLYVEENLIFMPERCYEKETNIFNGNNKKLSENGTDVPLVSPQSILNDKLFKPSSECTLSDEQEILLAEKNIQDQIFQSNSTFNKNNTNPFLQAETPYGQVNNDRSSQKFMQLWNENLQMQIQHLMQINATLRLLLYEVIKSSLKNNSSTYDKSILNMIKSVLLNINKQMPIFVNPSYVNTESAYENISSNGNVHTEKKTTINTNVDCPMEYVAPAAINKQPLTSNFYDRIHTHIDSSQNNYIQDEDRNLNTVNYNPLMSGSNDTNAINQSLLNQQMSVTSCISPGFGKFSNKYFTSTDLSTPIEHSIHNGMSFKETNPFRLSLAENVKPFNYNWNVNDNINTTSKSIINGQSTEHSAHQKEMENQCFSPSKKSFIDDDLQFVEEIYKQEPVEANGIFNFNQLSCVQSNDFVVSEENLNCKSINENVIFPPNYDFSSSRSSSSLPVNISEYFHLANNTNIDEKHLTRCSLTSHTLYNSSPIMKLNEAHNGQKSVISSVDIWSKPLKDTTESNNYSKICWVSENNEEKVICNKDQQENRIQNFIPDDTSDFEVDAYNAGAKNSYLKKTEFTVGKVIYIPKCLSVNCRMFFRAVELPKQIIHIFYYQEEGWLLVDEFIQVLTESETTVDMAKLLYAFNIYVQFKEIDRTKNSIEFIKSGSILSKTTYDIINGSDKLCLIPLKSLLKVLYKLEIISYKDINNIFAHEQFINGSTKHKIWLIINAYGEFKYYIENRQ, from the exons ATG gAAAATAGTGTTGATATGAATAATCTGTTGCTTTATGTGGAagagaatttaatatttatgccTGAACGATGTTATGAGAAGGAGACTAATATATTTAATGgcaataacaaaaaattatctGAAAATGGTACTGACGTGCCCTTGGTATCACCACAAAGTATCTTAAATGATAAGTTGTTTAAGCCTTCATCAGAATGTACACTATCTGATGAACAAGAGATATTGCTAGCAGAAAAAAACATTCAAGATCAAATTTTTCAGAGCAATTCAACCTTTAATAAAAACAACACTAATCCATTTTTACAAGCTGAAACTCCTTATGGTCAAGTTAATAATGACAGAAGCTCACAAAAGTTTATGCAATTATGGAATGAAAATTTGCAAATGCAAATACAACACTTAATGCAAATAAATGCAACACTTCGTTTACTTCTTTATGAAGTAATAAAAAGCTCTTTAAAGAATAATAGTTCCACATATGATAAAAGTATACTAAATATGATAAAAAGCGTActtttgaatattaataaacaaatgccaatattTGTAAATCCCTCATATGTAAACACTGAAAGtgcatatgaaaatatttcttcaaatggaAATGTTCATACCGAAAAAAAAACTACTATAAACACAAATGTTGACTGCCCCATGGAATATGTTGCACCTGCTGCTATAAATAAGCAGCCATTAACTAGTAATTTTTATGATAGAATTCATACTCATATTGACTCTTCTCAAAATAATTACATTCAGGATGAAGATAGAAATTTGAATACAGTGAATTATAATCCTTTAATGTCTGGAAGTAATGATACTAATGCAATAAATCAATCTTTGCTAAATCAACAGATGTCAGTAACGTCATGTATTTCTCCAGGATTTGGAAAATttagtaacaaatattttacaagtacTGATCTTTCAACACCTATAGAACATTCTATACATAATGGAATGTCTTTCAAAGAAACAAATCCTTTCAGACTTAGTTTAGCAG aaAATGTAAAACCTTTTAATTATAACTGGAATgtgaatgataatattaatacaaCATCCAAAAGCATTATCAATGGTCAATCTACAGAACATAGTGCTCACCAGAAAGAAATGGAGAATCAATGCTTTTCGCCATCCAAGAAATCTTTTATTGATGATGATTTACAGTTTGTTGAGGAAATATACAAACAGGAGCCAGTCGAGGCAAATGGTATCTTCAATTTTAATCAACTGTCGTGTGTACAAAGTAATGATTTTGTTGTATCagaagaaaatttgaattgtAAAAGTATTAACGAAAATGTTATATTTCCTCCAAATTATGATTTCAGTAGTTCTAGATCTTCTAGCTCATTACCTGttaatatttcagaatattttcatttagcaaataatacaaatatcgatgaaaaacaTTTAACACGTTGTTCACTTACTTCTCATACATTATATAACTCATCTCCAATAATGAAACTTAATGAAGCACACAATGGTCAGAAATCAGTAATAAGTTCGGTAGACATATGGAGCAAACCGCTGAAAGATACTACTGAATCAAATAATTACAGTAAAATTTGCTGGGTTTCTGAAAATAATGAAGAAAAAGTAATATGTAATAAAGATCAACAAGAAAatagaatacaaaattttattccagaTGATACATCAGATTTTGAAGTTGATGCATATAATGCAGGAGCAAAGAACTCATATTTAAAGAAAACTGAGTTTACTGTTGGAAAAGTTATATACATTCCAAAATGTCTGTCTGTAAATTGTAGAATGTTCTTTCGAGCAGTTG AACTACCCAaacaaataatacatatattttattaccaagAAGAAGGATGGTTGTTAGTAGATGAATTCATTCAAGTACTTACCGAATCAGAGACTACTGTAGATATGGCAAAATTATTATATGCATTCAATATATATGTCCAGTTTAAAGAAATTGATAGAACTAAGAATTCAatagaatttataaaaagtGGCAG TATATTGTCGAAAACAacatatgatataataaatggTAGTGACAAATTATGCTTAATACCATTGAAATCACTCTTAAAGGTATTatacaaattggaaattatatcatataaagATATCAATAATATCTTTGCACATGAACAATTTATAAATGGTTCAACTAAACATAAGATTTGg TTAATTATCAATGCTTATggagaatttaaatattatattgaaaatagacaatag